In Neisseria dentiae, one DNA window encodes the following:
- a CDS encoding PQQ-dependent sugar dehydrogenase produces MFAPKRLGLPLCLLLSATACAESASSQQSASNTAPAAISATQAVKANPQPSGKKWQWQTVAQGLNHPWALAFLPDGRFLVSERSGNLRIIGAQGQIGAPIAGLPNIDVGGQGGLLDVVLDEQFAQNRRLYFCFSEAGGSGNSTALAEAKLSADNRRLEQVKTLFSQRPKIDSSAHFGCRIVLTPQHIYLGLGDRYSQKDQAQKLDNHIGKIVRLNRNGGTPSDNPFAKQNAAAEIWSYGHRNIQGMTADARGRLWTSEHGAQGGDEINLIEGGKNYGWPVITYGTDYGGGKIGEGITAKAGMEQPLYYWNPSIAPSGLTFVGSNPYGSDWQGNLLAGSLKFGYVARLKLDNTRVSGEEKIEVGERVRDVRQAPDGFVYVLTDSGNGKLLKLLPQ; encoded by the coding sequence ATGTTTGCCCCGAAACGCTTGGGTTTGCCCCTTTGCTTATTATTGAGCGCAACTGCCTGCGCCGAATCGGCCAGCAGTCAGCAAAGCGCCTCAAACACCGCGCCTGCGGCAATATCGGCCACGCAAGCGGTAAAAGCCAACCCGCAGCCAAGCGGTAAAAAGTGGCAATGGCAAACCGTGGCACAGGGGTTGAACCATCCGTGGGCATTGGCCTTTTTGCCGGACGGCCGTTTTTTGGTGAGTGAGCGCAGCGGCAATCTACGCATCATCGGCGCACAAGGGCAAATCGGTGCACCCATTGCCGGCTTGCCGAATATCGACGTCGGCGGGCAGGGCGGTTTGCTGGATGTGGTGTTAGACGAACAATTCGCCCAAAACCGCCGCCTGTATTTTTGCTTCAGCGAAGCAGGTGGCAGCGGCAACAGCACTGCCTTGGCGGAGGCCAAATTATCCGCCGACAACCGCCGCTTGGAACAAGTGAAAACCCTGTTTAGCCAGCGGCCGAAAATCGACAGCAGCGCCCATTTCGGCTGCCGCATCGTGCTCACACCGCAGCATATTTATTTAGGGCTGGGCGACCGTTACAGCCAAAAAGATCAGGCGCAAAAACTCGATAACCACATTGGCAAAATCGTGCGCTTAAACCGTAACGGCGGCACGCCGTCGGATAATCCGTTTGCCAAACAAAATGCCGCTGCCGAAATCTGGAGCTACGGCCACCGCAATATCCAAGGCATGACTGCCGACGCCCGCGGCCGCTTGTGGACCAGCGAACACGGCGCACAAGGCGGCGACGAAATCAATCTGATTGAAGGCGGTAAAAACTACGGCTGGCCGGTGATTACATACGGCACCGATTACGGCGGCGGCAAAATCGGCGAGGGCATCACCGCTAAAGCCGGTATGGAGCAACCGCTGTATTACTGGAATCCGTCTATCGCCCCGTCCGGTCTGACCTTTGTCGGCAGTAACCCCTACGGCAGCGACTGGCAGGGCAATCTGTTGGCAGGTTCCCTGAAATTCGGCTACGTCGCCCGCCTGAAACTCGATAACACCCGCGTGTCGGGTGAAGAAAAAATCGAAGTCGGCGAACGTGTACGCGACGTGCGCCAGGCACCGGACGGCTTTGTGTACGTGTTAACCGACAGTGGCAATGGCAAATTGTTAAAATTGCTGCCGCAATAA
- the adhE gene encoding bifunctional acetaldehyde-CoA/alcohol dehydrogenase yields the protein MNAPADNTVSPAVAEVNRLVEKGLVALEQFRTLNQEQIDYIVAKASIAALDKHGVLAMHAVEETGRGVFEDKATKNLFACENVVRRLRDLKTVGVISEDDVTGITEIADPVGVICGIIPTTNPTSTTIFKALIALKTRNPIIFSFHPSAQQCSAHAAQIVRDAAITAGAPENCVQWIEKPSMEGTSSLMKHPGVATILATGGNAMVEAAYSCGKPALGVGAGNVPAYVEKSANIKQAAHDIVMSKAFDNGMICASEQAVIADKEIYNELADEFKSYGVYFANKKEKALLEEFIFGVKANSANCGGAKLNAAVVGKSAAWIAEQAGFKVPEKTNIIMVECREVGPKEPLTREKLSPVLAMLKAETTEEGLKFSEEMVEFDGLGHSAAIHTADKELVKTFGERVKALRVIWNSPSSFGGIGDVYNAFLPSLTLGCGSYGKNSVGGNVNAVNLLNIKKVGRRRNNMQWFKVPAKIYFERDSIQYLQDMKDCEKVMIVTDRSMVDLGFVDKITRQLNLRKNKVTVQLFTDVEADPSVQTVYKGTDLMRSFQPDTIIALGGGSPMDAAKAMWLFYEQPQVDFEDLVQKFMDIRKRAFRFPELGRKAKFIGIPTTSGTGSEVTPFTVISDGDKKYPIADYSLTPTIAIVDPSFTMTVPASVTADTGMDVLTHAVEAYVSVLANDFTDGLALQAIKLVFEFLERSYKYGADDPEARERMHNASTIAGMAFANSFLGINHSLSHKVGGKFHTTHGRTNAIFLPHVIRYNGTRPQKTATWPKYNYYKADVKYQEIARTLGLPCSTPAEGVESFAKACDELARKVGIKMSFKEQGIDEKAFIAARKELALMAYEDQCSPANPRLPMVADMEEILTKAYYGE from the coding sequence ATGAACGCACCTGCCGATAACACTGTCAGCCCCGCCGTAGCCGAGGTCAACCGTTTGGTTGAGAAAGGTTTGGTTGCGCTGGAGCAGTTCCGCACGCTCAATCAAGAACAAATCGACTATATCGTGGCCAAAGCCTCGATTGCCGCGCTCGACAAACACGGCGTGCTGGCCATGCACGCGGTGGAAGAAACCGGCCGCGGCGTGTTTGAAGACAAAGCCACCAAAAACCTGTTTGCCTGCGAAAACGTGGTGCGCCGCCTGCGCGATTTGAAAACCGTGGGCGTGATTAGCGAAGACGACGTAACCGGCATCACCGAAATCGCCGACCCGGTGGGCGTTATCTGCGGCATCATCCCCACCACCAACCCCACTTCTACCACGATTTTCAAAGCCCTGATTGCGCTGAAAACCCGCAATCCGATTATTTTCTCTTTCCACCCTTCCGCCCAGCAATGTTCCGCCCACGCCGCGCAAATCGTGCGTGATGCCGCCATCACCGCAGGCGCGCCGGAAAACTGTGTGCAATGGATTGAAAAACCCTCGATGGAAGGCACATCTTCGCTGATGAAACACCCCGGCGTGGCCACCATTTTGGCCACCGGCGGCAACGCGATGGTGGAAGCGGCCTATTCCTGCGGCAAACCCGCGCTCGGCGTGGGGGCGGGCAACGTTCCGGCCTATGTGGAAAAATCCGCCAACATCAAACAGGCCGCCCACGATATCGTGATGTCGAAAGCATTCGACAACGGCATGATCTGCGCCAGCGAACAGGCCGTGATTGCCGATAAAGAAATTTATAACGAGCTGGCCGACGAATTCAAATCATACGGCGTGTATTTCGCCAACAAAAAAGAAAAAGCGCTGCTCGAAGAGTTCATCTTCGGCGTGAAAGCCAACAGTGCCAACTGCGGCGGTGCCAAACTCAATGCGGCCGTGGTGGGCAAATCGGCCGCCTGGATTGCCGAACAGGCCGGCTTCAAAGTGCCCGAAAAAACCAACATCATTATGGTGGAATGCCGCGAAGTCGGCCCCAAAGAGCCGTTAACCCGCGAAAAACTCTCACCCGTGCTGGCCATGCTCAAAGCCGAAACCACCGAAGAAGGTTTGAAATTCTCCGAAGAAATGGTGGAATTCGACGGCCTCGGCCACTCCGCCGCCATCCACACCGCCGACAAAGAGCTGGTGAAAACCTTCGGCGAGCGCGTGAAAGCCCTGCGCGTGATTTGGAACTCACCCTCTTCGTTCGGCGGCATCGGCGATGTTTATAACGCGTTTCTGCCCTCTCTGACCTTAGGCTGCGGCTCTTACGGCAAAAACTCCGTGGGCGGCAACGTTAACGCCGTAAATCTGTTAAATATCAAAAAAGTAGGCCGTCGGAGAAACAACATGCAATGGTTTAAAGTGCCCGCCAAAATCTATTTCGAACGCGATTCCATCCAATATCTGCAAGACATGAAAGATTGCGAAAAAGTGATGATCGTTACCGACCGCTCCATGGTGGATTTGGGTTTTGTCGATAAAATCACCCGCCAGCTCAATCTGCGCAAAAACAAAGTTACCGTGCAGCTGTTTACCGACGTGGAAGCCGACCCCAGCGTGCAAACCGTGTATAAAGGCACCGACCTGATGCGCAGCTTCCAGCCCGACACCATTATCGCGCTGGGCGGCGGCTCGCCGATGGATGCGGCCAAAGCCATGTGGCTCTTCTACGAACAACCGCAGGTTGATTTCGAAGATTTGGTTCAGAAGTTTATGGATATCCGCAAACGCGCGTTCCGCTTCCCCGAATTGGGCCGTAAAGCCAAATTTATCGGCATTCCCACCACCTCGGGCACCGGCTCCGAAGTAACGCCGTTCACCGTGATCAGCGACGGCGACAAAAAATACCCGATTGCCGACTACTCGCTCACGCCCACCATCGCCATCGTCGACCCCTCGTTCACCATGACCGTGCCGGCCAGCGTTACTGCCGACACCGGTATGGACGTGCTCACCCACGCGGTGGAAGCCTATGTTTCGGTGCTCGCCAACGACTTCACCGACGGTTTGGCGCTGCAAGCCATCAAGCTCGTGTTTGAATTTTTGGAACGCTCCTACAAATACGGCGCCGACGACCCCGAAGCCCGCGAACGTATGCACAACGCCTCCACCATCGCCGGCATGGCTTTTGCCAACTCGTTTTTGGGCATCAACCACTCGCTGTCGCACAAAGTGGGCGGCAAATTCCACACCACCCACGGCCGCACCAACGCGATTTTCCTGCCGCACGTTATCCGCTACAACGGCACGCGCCCACAGAAAACCGCCACATGGCCGAAATACAACTACTACAAAGCCGACGTGAAATACCAGGAAATCGCCCGCACCCTCGGCCTGCCGTGCAGCACACCGGCCGAAGGCGTGGAATCGTTTGCCAAAGCCTGCGACGAGCTGGCACGCAAAGTAGGTATTAAAATGTCGTTCAAAGAGCAAGGCATTGACGAAAAAGCCTTTATCGCCGCCCGCAAAGAGCTGGCGCTCATGGCCTACGAAGACCAATGCTCACCCGCCAACCCGCGCCTGCCCATGGTGGCCGATATGGAAGAAATCCTCACCAAGGCTTATTACGGCGAATAA
- a CDS encoding putative phage abortive infection protein, which yields MINWLIALGTIASAIGLIYFSFLTYKNQKNNEFHSLFKVLLDEHNRLLNLLEITELKEVNESIIDIFSESECCISHENNIQFNNKVEEKIDSYSQFKPYLITLFRLLKLISLSEKIHHADKKEYYGLVRGLISSEILFLVLFNSLSFRDENDYPNYTNLIIEAKLFEHLPITEEWIYKQYISNSEENLPKLIFKAIELRKLIEYIFSGELINLEAFGKSIYLKKYQTTAKNVLP from the coding sequence TTGATAAACTGGTTGATTGCCTTAGGCACAATTGCATCCGCCATAGGTTTGATTTACTTTAGTTTTCTAACCTATAAAAATCAGAAAAATAATGAGTTTCACAGCTTATTCAAAGTGTTATTAGATGAGCATAATAGATTGCTTAATCTCTTGGAGATTACAGAATTGAAGGAAGTAAATGAAAGTATTATCGATATTTTCTCTGAATCTGAATGTTGCATATCACATGAAAATAATATCCAGTTTAACAATAAGGTAGAAGAAAAAATTGATAGTTACAGTCAATTTAAACCATACCTAATCACCTTATTTCGGTTATTGAAACTGATTAGTTTGAGTGAAAAAATCCACCATGCAGATAAAAAAGAATATTATGGGCTAGTTCGCGGTCTGATTTCTTCTGAGATTCTCTTTCTTGTTTTATTTAATTCTCTCAGTTTCAGAGATGAAAACGACTATCCTAATTATACGAACTTGATAATTGAGGCAAAACTCTTCGAACATTTACCCATAACCGAAGAATGGATTTATAAACAATATATTTCCAATTCAGAAGAAAACCTTCCAAAATTAATATTTAAAGCAATAGAATTACGCAAATTGATAGAATATATTTTTTCAGGGGAGCTTATAAATCTAGAAGCATTCGGAAAAAGCATTTATCTAAAAAAATACCAAACAACTGCAAAAAATGTTTTGCCATAA
- the mfd gene encoding transcription-repair coupling factor, producing the protein MNHPVPAPSQKSRWLDLTRGSLPWALTQSLPEQPLKVILTQDVEQALRLQIAWQFFRPQDNAVFLPDWETLPYERFSPHQDLVSERLAALWQVKSGLADVLIVPVATAMQKLAPVSFLLGRTFWLKTGQTLDAESLRGNLVDAGYSHVSNVVASGEFAMRGGILDIFPMGSELPYRLDLFGDEIDSIKTFDPDTQRTIAPVSEIRLLPAHEFPTDDDAQKIFRARFREEINADHHAAAVYKAVSNGHFGAGVEYYLPLFFENELASVFDYIGDEALFVCIGDVHAEASRFWADVKSRFAMAQGDETYPPLPPQHLYLSEDQFAGRLKAYGQILPDLNGKRHALPDVAVNRQSETPLAALQNFQTAFNGRILLTAESAGRRETMLGFFAQHGLKPKSVDGWQAFLSSDAPLAITVTPLAYGFQTGTVGRAFMPDDTGHADHSTPSGINARPTSPIAVITESDLYQYVAKSRNVRRKKHAQVSDGLLRDLAEINIGDPVVHEEHGIGRYLGLVTLDLGGEPAEMMLLEYAGEAQLYVPVSQLHLISRYSGQAHENVQLHKLGSGAWTKAKRKAAEKARDTAAELLNLYAQRAAQEGFKFAFNEADYQAFSDGFEYEETEDQAAAIAATIKDLTQGKPMDRLICGDVGFGKTEVALRAAFVAVMGGKQVAVLAPTTLLVEQHAQNFADRFADFPVKVASLSRFNSGKATTETLKGMADGTVDIVIGTHKLVQDDIQFKNLGLVIIDEEHRFGVRQKEQLKRLRANVDILTMTATPIPRTLSMALEGLRDFSLITTAPSRRLAVKTFVKPFSEGSVQEAVLRELKRGGQVFFLHNEVETIANMRERLETLLPEARIGVAHGQLRERELEQVMRDFLQQKFNVLLCSTIIETGIDIPNANTIIINRADKFGLAQLHQLRGRVGRSHHQAYAYLLTPEYITKDAEKRLDAIAAADELGAGFTLAMQDLEIRGAGEILGEGQSGEMMQVGFTLYTEMLKQAVRDLKKGRQPDLDAPLGVTTEIKLHSPALLPESYCPDIHERLVLYKRLATCETEAQINAVHEELVDRFGLPEQPVKTLIESHRIRLSAKAMGIDAIDATGEAVTLTFGKHHNLDPADIIMLMQSNKNWRMAGADKLRVGAVSDDVETRIHTVKAVLKKLAGE; encoded by the coding sequence CAACCGCTCAAAGTGATTCTCACGCAAGATGTCGAGCAGGCGTTGCGCCTGCAGATTGCGTGGCAGTTTTTCCGCCCGCAGGATAACGCCGTGTTTCTGCCCGATTGGGAAACGCTGCCCTATGAGCGTTTTTCGCCGCATCAGGATTTGGTGTCGGAGCGTTTGGCCGCCTTGTGGCAGGTGAAAAGCGGTTTGGCCGACGTGTTGATTGTGCCGGTGGCCACTGCCATGCAGAAGCTCGCGCCGGTGTCGTTTCTGCTCGGGCGCACGTTTTGGCTGAAAACGGGGCAGACGCTGGATGCCGAATCCTTGCGCGGCAATCTGGTCGATGCGGGTTACAGCCATGTTTCCAACGTGGTGGCTTCGGGCGAATTCGCCATGCGCGGCGGTATTTTGGATATTTTCCCGATGGGTTCGGAGCTGCCCTACCGCTTGGATTTGTTCGGCGACGAAATCGACAGCATCAAAACTTTCGACCCCGATACGCAGCGCACCATCGCGCCGGTTTCCGAAATCCGCCTGTTGCCGGCGCATGAGTTCCCCACCGACGACGACGCGCAAAAAATCTTCCGCGCCCGTTTCCGCGAGGAAATCAACGCCGACCACCACGCCGCCGCCGTGTATAAGGCGGTGAGCAACGGCCATTTCGGCGCGGGGGTGGAATATTATCTGCCGCTGTTTTTTGAAAACGAATTGGCCAGCGTGTTCGACTATATCGGCGATGAGGCGCTGTTTGTCTGCATCGGCGACGTGCACGCCGAAGCCTCGCGCTTTTGGGCGGACGTGAAATCGCGCTTTGCGATGGCGCAGGGCGACGAAACCTACCCGCCTTTGCCGCCGCAGCATTTGTATCTGAGCGAAGACCAATTCGCAGGCCGTCTGAAAGCCTACGGCCAAATCCTGCCGGATTTGAACGGCAAGCGCCACGCGCTGCCCGATGTGGCGGTGAACCGCCAGTCCGAAACGCCGCTTGCCGCGCTGCAAAACTTTCAGACGGCCTTTAACGGCCGCATTCTGCTCACCGCCGAAAGCGCGGGGCGGCGCGAAACCATGCTCGGTTTTTTCGCCCAACACGGCCTGAAACCGAAAAGCGTGGATGGCTGGCAGGCGTTTTTAAGCAGTGATGCGCCGCTGGCGATTACGGTGACGCCGCTGGCGTATGGCTTTCAGACAGGCACAGTAGGTCGGGCATTTATGCCCGACGACACCGGCCATGCCGATCACTCAACCCCGTCGGGCATCAATGCCCGACCTACATCACCGATTGCCGTTATCACCGAATCCGACCTCTACCAATACGTCGCCAAAAGCCGCAATGTGCGCCGCAAAAAACACGCGCAGGTTTCAGACGGCCTGTTGCGCGATTTGGCCGAAATCAACATCGGCGATCCCGTCGTCCACGAAGAACACGGCATCGGCCGCTATTTGGGTTTGGTTACGCTGGATTTGGGCGGCGAACCTGCCGAAATGATGCTGCTCGAATACGCGGGCGAGGCGCAATTGTATGTGCCGGTTTCGCAGCTGCATTTAATCAGCCGCTACTCGGGTCAGGCACACGAAAATGTACAACTGCACAAACTCGGCAGCGGCGCGTGGACGAAAGCCAAACGCAAAGCCGCCGAAAAAGCGCGCGACACGGCGGCGGAACTCCTGAACCTGTATGCCCAACGCGCGGCGCAGGAGGGCTTCAAATTCGCGTTCAACGAAGCGGATTATCAGGCGTTTTCAGACGGCTTCGAGTACGAGGAAACCGAAGACCAAGCCGCCGCCATCGCCGCCACCATCAAGGATTTGACGCAGGGCAAGCCGATGGACAGGCTGATTTGCGGCGACGTGGGTTTCGGCAAAACCGAAGTCGCGCTGCGGGCGGCGTTTGTGGCCGTGATGGGCGGCAAACAGGTGGCCGTGCTCGCGCCGACCACGCTTTTGGTGGAGCAACATGCGCAGAATTTCGCCGACCGCTTCGCCGATTTCCCTGTCAAAGTGGCCAGTCTGTCGCGTTTCAACAGCGGCAAAGCCACCACTGAAACGCTCAAAGGCATGGCCGACGGCACGGTGGACATCGTTATCGGCACGCACAAACTGGTGCAGGACGACATTCAATTCAAAAACTTAGGCCTGGTCATCATCGACGAAGAACACCGTTTCGGCGTGCGCCAGAAAGAGCAGCTCAAACGCCTGCGCGCCAACGTGGATATTCTCACGATGACCGCCACGCCGATTCCGCGCACGCTCAGCATGGCGCTGGAAGGCCTGCGCGATTTCTCGCTGATTACCACCGCGCCCAGCCGCCGTTTGGCCGTGAAAACCTTCGTGAAGCCGTTCAGCGAAGGCAGCGTGCAGGAAGCCGTGTTGCGCGAACTCAAACGCGGCGGGCAGGTTTTTTTCCTGCACAACGAAGTGGAAACCATAGCAAACATGCGCGAACGGCTGGAAACCCTGCTGCCCGAAGCCCGCATCGGCGTGGCGCACGGCCAGTTGCGCGAACGCGAGCTGGAACAAGTGATGCGCGACTTTTTACAGCAAAAATTCAATGTGTTGCTTTGTTCCACCATCATCGAAACCGGCATCGATATTCCCAATGCCAACACCATCATCATCAACCGCGCCGATAAATTCGGCTTGGCGCAACTGCACCAACTGCGCGGACGCGTCGGCCGCAGCCACCACCAAGCCTACGCCTACCTGCTCACGCCCGAATACATCACCAAAGACGCGGAAAAACGGCTCGACGCCATCGCCGCCGCCGACGAACTGGGCGCAGGCTTCACGCTGGCCATGCAGGATTTGGAAATCCGCGGCGCGGGCGAAATCCTCGGCGAAGGCCAGAGCGGCGAGATGATGCAGGTCGGCTTTACGCTCTACACCGAAATGCTCAAACAGGCCGTGCGCGACCTCAAAAAAGGCCGCCAGCCCGATTTGGACGCGCCCTTGGGCGTAACCACCGAAATCAAACTGCACAGCCCCGCGCTGCTGCCCGAAAGCTACTGCCCCGATATTCACGAACGGCTGGTTTTATACAAACGCCTCGCCACCTGCGAAACCGAAGCCCAAATCAACGCCGTGCACGAAGAGCTGGTCGACCGCTTCGGCCTGCCCGAGCAACCGGTAAAAACCCTGATTGAAAGCCACCGCATCCGCCTAAGCGCCAAAGCGATGGGCATTGATGCGATCGATGCCACCGGCGAAGCCGTTACCCTCACCTTCGGCAAACACCACAACCTCGACCCCGCCGACATCATCATGCTGATGCAGAGCAACAAAAACTGGCGCATGGCCGGCGCCGACAAACTGCGCGTGGGCGCAGTGTCGGACGATGTGGAAACGCGGATTCACACCGTCAAAGCGGTGTTGAAGAAACTGGCGGGGGAATAA